GGAGGGGGAGCGGGATGAAGTCGGGCATGGCGGCGAGGGCATCGGGCGGAACAGCGCCGTTGTCGTCTGCCGGGTCGCGGTATTCGCGCAGAATGTTGTAGCTGGAGTCGCGCTGGGCCGGGTAGAATCCGGCGGCCCGAATCTGGCGGTGAAATTCGGCGACGGTCATCATCGGGCTGACTTTGGTGATCGCGCCCGCCGACGAGACCACATTCTCTTCGATCATCGTCGAACCCATATCATCGCAACCGAAATGCAGGGCCACCTGCCCCACCTTTGCGCCCATCGTCGGCCACGAGGCGGCCAGGTGCGGAATGTTGTCGAGGAAGATGCGGGCGAGGGCGGTGTGGCGCAAGTATTCGTTGGGTGTCGCCCCATACTCGGCGCGGAATTTGCTCCGGCCCAGCGGCGTGCCTTCGATTTGAACGGGCCACGAGATGAAGGCGTTGAAGCCGCGTGAGCCTTTGGCCAGCGCCTTATCCTGCGCCTCGCGCAGGCGCTGAAAGTGATTCAGCCGGTGGCGTGGTTCTTCGCGGAAGCCAATGACCATCGTGGCTGTCGTCGTCAGGTCGAGTGAGTGGGCCACTTCCATGATCCCCAGCCAGTTGCCGGTTTTGATCTTCTTGGGGCTGACCCGGTTGCGAATTTCGTCGTCGAGGATTTCGCCGCCGCCGCCGGGCAGGCCGCGCAGGCCGGCGGCCTTGAGTTCGGTCAACACTTCCAGCCAGCTCTTGCCGGAAATTTCGCTCATGAATTCAATTTCCGAGGGCGAGAAGGCGTCAATCTCTATCTCAGGGAAAGTCTGGTTAATCCAACCGACCAGGTCGGTGTAATACTCAAACGGCAGGTCGGGGTTGTGGCCGCCTTGCATGAGAATGCGCGTCGCGCCGAGCGTGAGCGCCTCGCGAATTTTGTGGCCGAGAATCTCTTTAGAGTTGACGTAGGCCCTGGGGTGGTTGGACTTGGGCGCGTAGAAGTTGCAGAACTGGCAGTCGGTGACGCAGACGTTGGTGTAATTGATGTTGCGGTCAATGAGGTACGTCACGCGGTCGCCGGGGTTGATCTGCTGGCGGCGGGCGTTGGCGGCCTCGCCGAGGGCGAGCAGGTCGGCGTGTTCATAAAGATATAAACCTTCTTCGTAGCTGATGCGTTCGCCATCGAAAACTTTGGCGAGAATTTCGTCAGTGCGGGTTCCGTTCGTGTTCATTAAGGCTCCGGTCTTTTTTTAGGACGCTGATGAACGCAGATAAACACAGATTTTCATTTTTTATCTGTGTCCATCAGCGTTTATCTGCGTCCCAATTATTTCGAGAAATTCGAGCGGCGGGCGGTCTTTGCCGAGAGCCGAGTCGAGGTAGGTGTTGAGGCCCTGCAAGTCCCAGTCGGTGAGGCTGTAGCGCAGGTCGCGCAGGTAGCGGGCGCACACGCCGACCGGCAGGCCGAGGCGCGGGGCGTAGGCGGTGGCCAAGGTATCAATGGCGGCTAAACCGTCGCCGGTCGAGTCGTGCAAGGCTTGTGGAATGTCGAGGGTTAGCAGTTCCGGTAGGGCGGCGCGTCGGGCGGCCCACAGCGCGAACACAAAGGGCAGGCCGGTGTGCTTGAGCCACTCGTCGCCCAGATCAAAAACGTAAGGCCGGGCGGTTTCGCCGGAGGGCGTGATCAACATGCGATGCTGGTTGCCTTCCATCAGCGCCGTGTCGCCGATGACCAGCGCCGCCTGGCATTCGTTCATCATCGCCGCCAGGTTTTGCGGGCGCACCCGCCAGTCGGCGTCGGCCTCGTAGCGTTCGCGGAACAGCAGTTTGAGCAGGGCCACGCTGGTGGCCGAGTGATCGGTGAGGGCAATTGGCTGACCGGCGAGTTCAAGCGGGTCGGGCTTCCACGAGAACAGCAAAACGGTTTTGACCGCGCCAATGGAGGCGATGCTGAGGCCGGGGAGGATGACCACGTCTTCGGCGTGGCGGGCAGCCTCGATGGCCGAGATGGGCGCCAGATCAACTTCCCCGGCGGCCAGCGCCCGGTTGAGAGTCGTCGGCACCCCCCGCGCAAAGCGGACATCCTTCCCCGTCAGCCGTTTCGCCAGTGAATACTGAAAGGGCTGGGTGTTGAGGTAATCAATGAGACCAATAGTGAGCATAAGGAATACCCAATACTGAATACAGAATACTCAATATTGGGTATTGAGTATTCTGTATTGGGTATTAGTTTTCATAGGTGTTGACGATGTTATAGAGCGTGTCGCGTTCAACGGGCCGGTAGCCGGCGGCGCGGATGAAGCGCATGAGTTCGTTCTTGTCCATAGCCTGCGACGTTTTGGCCCCGGCGTCGTGGTAAATCTTCTCTTCGATCACCGTGCCGTCAAGATCGTCCGCGCCGAACGAGAGGGCCACCTGCGCCAGTTCGGGCGTGAGCATGATCCAGTAGGCCTTGATGTGCGGGAAGTTGTCGAGCAGGAGGCGAGCAATGGAGAGCGTCTTGAGATCGTCCACGCCGGTCGTCCACTGGCGGTGAACTTTCTTGCCGAGATTGTTTTCTTCGGGATGAAAAGCCAGCGGGATGAAGGTCTGGAAGCCGCCGGACTTGTCCTGCTGTTCGCGCAGGCGGATCATGTGATCCACCCGGTGCTCATATTTTTCGACGTGGCCGTAGAGCATGGTGGCGTTGGTGTGCAGGCCGAGGCGATGAGCCGTGTCGTGAATCGCCAGCCACGTTTCGGCGTCCGCCTTCTCCGGGCAAATTTTGCGGCGCACGTCCCAGTGAAAAATTTCGGCCCCGCCGCCGGGCATCGAGTCCAGGCCGGCGGCGATCAACCGCTTCAGCACTTCTTCATTCGTCAGGCCGGTCAGCTCGCGGAAGAAATCAATCTCGACGGCAGTGAAGGCTTTGAGATGCACTTTTGGATACTCGCGCTTGAGGGCGCGCAGAACGTCTTCGTAATACTCGAAGCCGAGGGTGGGATGCAGGCCGCCGACGATGTGAAATTCGGTGATGCCTTCGTCTACCGTCGGGCGAATGTGCTCGACGATCTGCTCCGGCATCCAGGTGTAAGCGCCCGGCTCTTTGTCCGAGTTGCGGGCGAACGAACAGAAGTTGCAGTGGAAGGCGCAGACGTTGGTAGGGTTGATGTGGCGGTTCTTGTTGAAGTAGACCACGTCGCCGCTTTTGCGGCGGCGCACGGTGTCGGCCAGCCGCCCCACCGTGAGCAGGTCGTTCGACTCGAACAGGCGCAGGCCGTCTTCAAAAGAGAGGCGCTCGCCTTCGACTATTTTTTCTTCAATGTCCGCCAGGGGACGCTTGGTTTGAATCGCAATTGTCATGACTTTCTCCAAAACAGGATTTCAATTGCGATAATTATAACAAATGGGATGCCGGTTGACCGACTTGGTTATCCCGCCGCCAACACTGCGACCATCGTCGCCGCAAAAATCGTCAAACTGATATAACCGTTGACGTTGAAAAACGCCAGGTCTACTTTTGACAGATCGTTTGGCTTGACGAGTGAATGCTCCCAGACGAACAACGCGGCAATGGCCGCCAGCCCGACCCAGAACGGCCAGCCCAGCCCGAACCAGGCCCCGACCGCGCCGAGCAAAATCACCGTGAGCGCGTGGCAAACTTGCGCCAGCCTCAATGCAAAGGCGATCCCAAACCGGGCCGGGATCGAATGCAGACCTTCGCGCTGATCGAACTCCACGTCCTGGCAGGCGTAGATCAAATCGAAGCCGCCGATCCAAACGGTGAGCGCGGCCAACAACAGCCACGCCGGAATATCTGAGGCCAACCAGAACGTGCCAGTGATGGCCACCCACGCGCCCGCCGGGGCCAGTCCGTCGGTGAAGCCGAGGATGAAATGGGAGAGCCAGGTGAAACGTTTGGCGTACGCATAGCCGACCAGAAAAACGAGCGCGCCCGGAAACAAATAGAACGCCACCGGGTTCAACAGCCAGGCTGAGACGGCCAACACTACCAGCGAAATGACAGCCCCCACCGCCACCGCCGGCGACGAAATCTTCCCCGACTGAATGGGCCGGTTGGCCGTGCGCGGGTTGCGGGCGTCAATGTGGCGGTCAATCAGCCGATTGAGGCTCATGCCTGCCGTGCGCGCCGCCGCCATCGCCACTGTGATCCAGATCAACTTCCACCAGCCCGGCCAGCCGCCTGCCGCGAGCAACAAACCTAAATACGCAAACGGCAAGGCAAAGACCGTGTGCTCGAACTTGATCATTTCGAGGAAGGTTCGGGTGCGAGAGATTATCACAATTCTACCGCCTTCTTGATCCCCCGCAACATCTCGACCCGAATCCAGCCGCTGAAGAAGCCGATGAGCATCCAGTAAAAGCGGAACAGCATCCGGCTTTTGGGATCGGGCACGCACACTCGCGTTTCGGTGCTCAAGCGCGTCAGGCCGTTTCCATTCGGCGCAAGGTGAAAGTTCATCGCCGCTTTGGCGTATGCCGGATCGTCAAAGCGCAGAAAGGCTTCGCCGTTTGTCAGCGTCACTTGTTCTGGAACCGGCTGCCAAAACTTGCCGATGAGGCCGACGACGATCTCTTCGTTTGGCGCTTCGGCCACTTTGACGAAGCCACCCTTGTCGAGCATCTGAATGAACGGCGGCTCTTGTTGCTGTGCCTGCCGCAAAGCCGCGCGGCTTTTAGCGGTGAGCATGGCAGGCAGTCGGCGCAACGTGAACAGAAACCGCGTCGCCGCTGAGTCGCCCAGACGGTATTCCTGCAGAGCGCGGTACACTCGCTCTGGTGTAGCCCGAATCTCAATCGCGTGAACTTCGTTCACGTCGAACTGCGGCAGAGACTGCTCAAGAAGCGTCATATAAGGTCTGCCCTCTACAACCCCAACTCTTTCCACATCTCGTCCACCTTCTTCTTCGTCGCTTCATCCATCCGCACCACCTCAGGCCAGCCGCGGGTGTAGCCTTCGTCCGGGCCTTTGGCGGTAGCGTCCACCCCAATCTTACCGCCAAATGAGTGGCGGTACGAGGCGTGATCGAGATGATCCACCGGGCCTTCGACGACGACGATGTCCTTGCTCCAGTCCACGTTGCCCAGCGTCTGCCAGGCCACTTCGTGTAAGTTGTGAACATCCACCCACTCGTCCACCACCACGATTGCCTTCGCCAGCATCATCAGCCCCAGACCCCAAACGCCAAACATCACCTTGCGGGCGTGGCCGGGGAAGCGCTTGCGAATTTTGACGATGACCAGATTGTGGAACACACCGGCGGGCGGCATGTGGTAGTCCAACACTTCGGGTAAAAAGAGTCGGAGCAGGGGCAGGAATAGCCGCTCGGTGGCCTTGCCCAAATACACGTCCTCAACCGGCGGCACGCCCACAATCGTCGTCGGGTAAATCGGGTTCTTGCGGTGGGTGATCGCCGTGACGTGAAAGACCGGGAACGGCTCGGCGGGTGTGTAGTAGCCGGTGTGGTCGCCGAACGGCCCTTCGATCTCGTGCTCGTTCGGGTCCACGTAGCCCTCGATCACAATCTCGGCGTCCGCCGGAACTTCAATCGGTTGAGTCACGCACTTCACAAACTCCACCGGCTTGCCGCGAATCCAGCCGGCCAGCAGATACTCGTCAATGTTTGGTGGGAGCGGAGCGGACGCGCACCACATCGAGGCCGGGTCGCCGCCGAGGACAATTGCTGCTGGGAATGTCGGGGCAGGTCTGAGACCTGCTCGTACCGCCTCTCGCGCCTTGCGCTCGTGCTCGGCTCCGCCCTTGTGCCTCTGCCAGTGCATGGCTAGCTTGCGCTCGCCAAGCACCTGCAGGCGATACATGCCCACGTTGCGAGTATTGCTCACCGGATCACGAGTGATGACTTGCATCAAGGTAATAAATTTTCCGGCGTCGCCCGGCCAGCATTTCAGAATGGGCAAAGTGTTCAGGTTCGGTGCGTCCTGCTCAACCACTTCTTGTACCGGGCCACGACTCGTCATCGTCGGCCCAAGTCCAATGCTCTTGAGCACGTTCAAAAAATCCATACCGCGATCAATCATCGGCCCCAGCCCTTGCGGCAAACGAAAGTCCACCAGCTTCGCCAGCCGGTGATTCAACTCCTCCAA
The nucleotide sequence above comes from Chloroflexota bacterium. Encoded proteins:
- the mqnC gene encoding dehypoxanthine futalosine cyclase — encoded protein: MNTNGTRTDEILAKVFDGERISYEEGLYLYEHADLLALGEAANARRQQINPGDRVTYLIDRNINYTNVCVTDCQFCNFYAPKSNHPRAYVNSKEILGHKIREALTLGATRILMQGGHNPDLPFEYYTDLVGWINQTFPEIEIDAFSPSEIEFMSEISGKSWLEVLTELKAAGLRGLPGGGGEILDDEIRNRVSPKKIKTGNWLGIMEVAHSLDLTTTATMVIGFREEPRHRLNHFQRLREAQDKALAKGSRGFNAFISWPVQIEGTPLGRSKFRAEYGATPNEYLRHTALARIFLDNIPHLAASWPTMGAKVGQVALHFGCDDMGSTMIEENVVSSAGAITKVSPMMTVAEFHRQIRAAGFYPAQRDSSYNILREYRDPADDNGAVPPDALAAMPDFIPLPLLGGDGKEPMAA
- a CDS encoding menaquinone biosynthesis protein produces the protein MLTIGLIDYLNTQPFQYSLAKRLTGKDVRFARGVPTTLNRALAAGEVDLAPISAIEAARHAEDVVILPGLSIASIGAVKTVLLFSWKPDPLELAGQPIALTDHSATSVALLKLLFRERYEADADWRVRPQNLAAMMNECQAALVIGDTALMEGNQHRMLITPSGETARPYVFDLGDEWLKHTGLPFVFALWAARRAALPELLTLDIPQALHDSTGDGLAAIDTLATAYAPRLGLPVGVCARYLRDLRYSLTDWDLQGLNTYLDSALGKDRPPLEFLEIIGTQINADGHR
- the mqnE gene encoding aminofutalosine synthase MqnE; this encodes MTIAIQTKRPLADIEEKIVEGERLSFEDGLRLFESNDLLTVGRLADTVRRRKSGDVVYFNKNRHINPTNVCAFHCNFCSFARNSDKEPGAYTWMPEQIVEHIRPTVDEGITEFHIVGGLHPTLGFEYYEDVLRALKREYPKVHLKAFTAVEIDFFRELTGLTNEEVLKRLIAAGLDSMPGGGAEIFHWDVRRKICPEKADAETWLAIHDTAHRLGLHTNATMLYGHVEKYEHRVDHMIRLREQQDKSGGFQTFIPLAFHPEENNLGKKVHRQWTTGVDDLKTLSIARLLLDNFPHIKAYWIMLTPELAQVALSFGADDLDGTVIEEKIYHDAGAKTSQAMDKNELMRFIRAAGYRPVERDTLYNIVNTYEN
- a CDS encoding UbiA family prenyltransferase, translated to MIKFEHTVFALPFAYLGLLLAAGGWPGWWKLIWITVAMAAARTAGMSLNRLIDRHIDARNPRTANRPIQSGKISSPAVAVGAVISLVVLAVSAWLLNPVAFYLFPGALVFLVGYAYAKRFTWLSHFILGFTDGLAPAGAWVAITGTFWLASDIPAWLLLAALTVWIGGFDLIYACQDVEFDQREGLHSIPARFGIAFALRLAQVCHALTVILLGAVGAWFGLGWPFWVGLAAIAALFVWEHSLVKPNDLSKVDLAFFNVNGYISLTIFAATMVAVLAAG
- a CDS encoding menaquinone biosynthesis decarboxylase, with protein sequence MTFKDMREFMALLEKQGELIRIKTPVSPELEITEITDRVMKGPSAKNKALLFENVQGFSMPVAINLFGSDRRIATALGVDDLEELNHRLAKLVDFRLPQGLGPMIDRGMDFLNVLKSIGLGPTMTSRGPVQEVVEQDAPNLNTLPILKCWPGDAGKFITLMQVITRDPVSNTRNVGMYRLQVLGERKLAMHWQRHKGGAEHERKAREAVRAGLRPAPTFPAAIVLGGDPASMWCASAPLPPNIDEYLLAGWIRGKPVEFVKCVTQPIEVPADAEIVIEGYVDPNEHEIEGPFGDHTGYYTPAEPFPVFHVTAITHRKNPIYPTTIVGVPPVEDVYLGKATERLFLPLLRLFLPEVLDYHMPPAGVFHNLVIVKIRKRFPGHARKVMFGVWGLGLMMLAKAIVVVDEWVDVHNLHEVAWQTLGNVDWSKDIVVVEGPVDHLDHASYRHSFGGKIGVDATAKGPDEGYTRGWPEVVRMDEATKKKVDEMWKELGL